Proteins encoded in a region of the Antedon mediterranea chromosome 2, ecAntMedi1.1, whole genome shotgun sequence genome:
- the LOC140040502 gene encoding ubiquitin carboxyl-terminal hydrolase 47-like encodes MVPGEVILAEGSSLNDPKVLCLIKDITSPLLPRWNINLPASTSAIDLYKDVAKKVNYQLNSFTLVWFSESEDNEGVDIYSCGNKSLMDIGFLPNNKRNTLQIRDKDGLQPVLIGTDAASGTDHEMAPIISVDDTSPVTSPILDQASGSSSMNPTYDYSYASVINKSDTGYVGLVNQAMTCYLNSLLQTLFMTPEFRNAIYRWKYTRNESSSSNIPYQLQRLFSVMQTSKKRAVETMDITRSFGWDSSEVWQQHDVQELCRVMFDALEKTWKKTDQANLINDLYQGQMKDYVKCLECGYESARNDTYLDIPLVIRPFGSNESYSSVEDALKAFVSPETLNESNQYFCEKCNKKNDAHKGLKFITFPYFLTLQLKRFDFDYSTMHRIKLNDKMTFPDILDLNSFIDEDEQMPSSENTETSEMNHTAHNNQEETNDEADKLNKAASMVATNTKNKREQENRGPYVYELFSIMIHSGSAAGGHYYAYIKSFTDGLWYCFNDQHVTRITYDDIRKTYGGGVSGYRGCYSSAYSSSTNAYMLMYRQVDPKRNKTFVSVQDFPEHLLKLMEEMKQVEETEKKQREVEKNTCKIKLFGLHPETNKLLDAKLEVHKDKTLVEATEMAHKLLEFEDTVPVTQCRLVKYDEYNDALEKSYEGEEQTLMGELLGGVKSQYLFDLFLETRKEDEEFQVYKYGGVTLRVSVIDLKEEYISNPITIRAYLTMSVKELKNTISTKTGLPLESMRVVLEKYYNDLRLLAAPSKTLQAENFAKSNKVYVECNDGADALLSFPQSKLHKILDRHANTIRLFVTLPPLQPNSKTISPNNVDNQENAIEKSLGNLQIDQKDCKNHDNATNSIGSGITTTETQGQSDNEIASYREATKINDAELNSLLSKDKNKDTEICDSKTSEETSNKQESETNNDASLTKTNSEKRDNDDKEKDDSCPEKEFKEDWDNEINSTNAEDEESSSLNCENKKQWYFKTGECVEPSTESRVIDVQVDKRITLKAFKNCLEPLVGVSSQNFKIYRVYANNQEFEIVRLTDTLQSHSDEGKISVKLGRALKKGECRVKVFLLSPNEAEPCKFLFDWILAKGQTVRSSKIEIQVELKRSSDLDIPLNRLRLRKKSWKNPAAVYVDTQVYDEDIPIFSNWELFVEILQEPEKVESSGQLVLFVRRWLPSQFKLEPFQEVILDDCTVVELRKQIGVISGISTDCIDFAKGRGAFPSEISLLEMQTDLEWNPHVTTLNSWPLYITDDGAVIYYRDSKEELIDLTEEQKKEIRKKENARLNRTGHKIIYSPRKERALKIYTDIPSSP; translated from the exons ATGGTACCCGGTGAGGTTATTTTAGCCGAG GGATCCAGTCTGAATGACCCAAAGGTTTTATGCCTCATTAAAGATATAACAAGTCCTCTTTTACCTCGATGGAACATCAACCTGCCAGCCTCAACCTCTGCAATAGACCTATACAAGGATGTTGCAAAGAAAGTCAATTACCAGCTCAACTCATTTACACTTGTCTGGTTCTCTGAATCTGAAGATAATGAGGGT GTTGATATATACAGTTGTGGAAACAAGTCATTAATGGACATTGGCTTTTTACCAAATAACAAACGAAATACTCTGCAAATTCGAGACAAAGATGGTCTACAGCCAGTGTTG ATTGGTACTGATGCGGCATCAGGAACAGATCATGAGATGGCGCCAATCATTAGCGTTGATGACACAAGCCCGGTGACATCACCGATACTAGACCAGGCCTCTGGGTCAAGTAGCATGAACCCAACATATGACTACTCCTATGCTTCAGTCATCAATAAATCCGACACAG GTTATGTCGGGTTGGTGAATCAAGCAATGACCTGTTACCTAAACAGTCTATTACAAACTCTCTTCATGACACCAGAGTTTAGGAATGCTATTTATAG GTGGAAGTACACAAGAAATGAGTCGTCATCATCTAACATCCCATACCAGTTACAAAGGTTATTTTCAGTCATGCAAACAAGTAAGAAAAGAGCTGTTGAAACAATGGACATTACTAGGAGTTTTGGATGGGACAGTTCAGAAG TTTGGCAGCAGCATGATGTCCAGGAGCTATGCCGTGTAATGTTTGATGCTTTGGAAAAAACATGGAAAAAAACAGATCAGGCAAATCTTATCAATGACCTCTATCAAGGTCAGATGAAAGACTATGTAAAATGTTTAGAG TGTGGATATGAGAGTGCTAGAAATGACACATATTTGGATATTCCTCTTGTTATAAGGCCATTTGGATCGAATGAGTCCTATAGTAGTGTT gAAGATGCACTGAAAGCGTTTGTTTCTCCTGAAACTTTAAACGAGTCAAACCAGTATTTTTGTGAGAAATGTAACAAAAAGAATGACGCTCACAAGGGGTTAAAGTTCATAACCTTCCCCTACTTTCTTACACTGCAGCTGAAACGATTTGACtttgattattctactatgcaTAGGATTAAACTGAATGACAA aatGACTTTTCCTGACATTTTAGATCTAAATAGCTTTATTGACGAGGATGAACAGATGCCAAGTTCA GAGAATACAGAAACTAGTGAAATGAATCACACTGCTCACAACAACCAAGAGGAAACGAATGATGAGGCAGACAAATTAAACAAGGCTGCATCGATGGTAGCAACGAATACTAAGAACAAGAGAGAACAAGAGAACAGAGGACCGTATGTCTATGAGCTATTCTCAATCATGATTCATTCTGGAAGTGCAGCAGGAGGCCACTACTATGCATATATCAA gtCATTTACTGATGGATTATGGTATTGCTTCAATGATCAACATGTAACAAGGATAACGTACGATGACATTCGGAAAACATATGGTGGCGGTGTTTCAGGCTATAGAGGTTGCTACTCGTCTGCATACTCTAGCTCAACTAACGCTTACATGTTGATGTATCGACAGGTTGATCCAAAACGAAATAAAA caTTTGTCTCTGTGCAAGACTTTCCTGAACATTTACTTAAACTGATGGAAGAGATGAAGCAGGTTGAGGAGACGGAAAAGAAACAGAGGGAAGTAGAGAAGAACACATGCAAGATCAAGTTGTTTGGTCTGCATCCTGAAACCAACAAACTTCTGGATGCTAAGCTTGAGGTTCATAAAGATAAGACATTGGTAGAGGCTACAGAAATGGCTCACAAG CTCCTGGAATTTGAAGATACTGTTCCTGTGACACAATGTAGACTGGTGAAATATGATGAGTACAATGATGCGCTTGAAAAATCTTACGAAGGCGAGGAACAAACACTGATGGGTGAACTACTGGGTGGGGTCAAGTCACAATACCTGTTTGATTTGTTTCTTGAAACACGTAAAGAAGACGAAGAGTTTCAGGTGTACAAATATGGAG GTGTAACACTACGAGTGTCAGTGATTGACCTGAAGGAGGAGTATATTAGCAACCCAATTACTATCAGAGCTTATCTAACCATGTCTGTCAAAGAGCTGAAGAACACCATATCTACT aaaactgGTCTTCCTCTGGAAAGTATGCGAGTAGTATTAGAGAAATACTACAATGATCTGAGACTGTTAGCAGCTCCAAGTAAAACACTGCAAGCTGAGAACTTTGCTAAGAGTAATAAG GTGTATGTAGAATGCAATGATGGTGCGGATGCGTTGCTTTCGTTTCCTCAATCAAAACTACATAAAATACTTGATCGCCATGCAAACACAATACGATTGTTCGTAACTCTTCCACCTCTTCAACCAAatt CAAAAACTATATCACCAAATAATGTTGATAATCAAGAAAATGCAATAGAGAAATCTTTAGGAAATCTTCAAATTGATCAGAAAGATTGTAAAAATCATGACAATGCAACAAACTCTATAGGATCTGGTATCACAACTACAGAAACACAAGGACAAAGTGACAATGAGATAGCCTCATACAGGGAGGCTACAAAAATCAATGATGCAgaattaaatagtttattaagtaaagacaaaaataaagatACTGAAATATGCGATAGCAAAACTTCAGAAGAAACGTCCAACAAGCAAGAATCTGAAACAAATAATGATGCAtcattaacaaaaacaaattctgAAAAACGTGATAATGACGATAAAGAAAAGGATGATAGCTGTCCAGAGAAAGAATTCAAAGAGGACTGGGACAATGAAATTAACTCTACAAATGCAGAGGATGAAGAATCATCATCGTTGAATTGTGAAAATAAAAAGCAATGGTATTTTAAAACTGGGGAATGTGTAGAGCCATCAACGGAAAGTCGAG tgaTTGACGTTCAAGTTGATAAGAGGATAACATTGAAAGCATTCAAGAATTGTCTGGAACCTCTAGTTGGAGTGTCATCGCAAAATTTTAag ATATATAGAGTTTATGCAAACAATCAAGAGTTTGAAATAGTACGATTAACAGACACTTTGCAGTCACATAGTGATGAGGGGAAGATATCAGTTAAATTAGGAAGAGCATTAAAGAAAGGAGAATGTAGAGTTAAAGTTTTCCTTCTATCTCCTAATGAGGCAGAA CCTTGCAAGTTCTTGTTTGATTGGATACTGGCAAAAGGGCAAACCGTGAGGTCATCCAAGATTGAGATACAGGTAGAACTGAAACGATCCTCCGATTTAGACATTCCATTGAATAG GCTACGTTTGCGGAAGAAAAGTTGGAAGAATCCAGCCGCTGTGTATGTGGACACTCAAGTATACGATGAAGATATACCCATATTTAGCAATTGGGAGTTGTTTGTGGAAATCTTACAAG AACCAGAAAAGGTTGAGTCATCTGGACaacttgttttatttgtaaGAAGATGGCTTCCTTCACAATTCAAGCTGGAGCCATTTCAGGAAGTGATTTTAGACGATTGTACAGTCGTGGAGCTAAGGAAGCAG ATTGGTGTTATTAGTGGTATATCTACTGATTGTATAGACTTTGCAAAAGGACGTGGTGCATTTCCCTCCGAGATATCCCTCCTAGAAATGCAGACGGATTTGGAGTGGAATCCACATGTCACGACACTCAACTCTTGGCCTCTGTACATCACCGATGATGGTGCTGTTATATATTACAG ggaTAGTAAAGAGGAACTCATTGATCTAACAGAGGAACAGAAGAAAGAAATTCGCAAAAAAGAAAATGCCAG GCTTAACAGGACAGGTCACAAAATTATCTATTCACCTCGCAAGGAAAGAGCTTTGAAAATTTATACGGATATTCCATCGTCGCCATGA
- the LOC140040503 gene encoding protein Wnt-9a-like, with translation MKFGYLFMVLLFGLSLLPSCSTYFGILSNRRISLDKNNCKFLGLNGKQRSMCRRDEGMIDVLKEAIDISNRSCLYEFHNERWNCDLSNSSYKKNLLKNRFKEGSFLYAVSSAGLSHAIARACSRNHLLRCSCDETTFDVDKNRETWRWGGCGDNMKYSQKFVREFLKNNRNDATEKLDRHNSDLGVLLVKKGMKKTCKCHGISATCSTKTCWKQLAPFQNISRLIQQKYESAQKVRLGNGARPGLLLKEMSPRKPLSTEMVYRDQSPDYCKPTAHSPGTGGRRCQKDENCDSLCCGRGYDTKTEEVETMCRCNFIWCCKVECDVCYNTTEVYTCKRYVPPF, from the exons GATTTTATCGAACAGACGAATAAGTTTGGACAAAAACAATTGTAAATTCCTTGGACTTAACGGCAAACAACGAAGTATGTGTCGGCGAGACGAAGGTATGATCGACGTCTTAAAGGAGGCTATCGATATTAGCAATAGATCTTGCTTATATGAGTTCCATAATGAACGATGGAATTGTGATCTTAGTAACTCATCCTATAAGaaaaatttgttgaaaaata GGTTTAAAGAAGGATCATTCCTATATGCAGTGTCATCTGCAGGCCTATCCCATGCTATAGCTAGGGCATGTAGCCGAAATCATCTACTGCGGTGTTCATGCGATGAAACCACGTTTGATGTTGATAAAAATCGGGAAACCTGGAGATGGGGAGGCTGTGGAGACAATATGAAATATAGTCAAAAATTTGTACgagaatttttgaaaaataatagaAACGATGCAACAGAAAAACTAGATAGACATAACAGTGATTTAGGAGTACTG cTTGTAAAGAAAGGAATGAAAAAGACTTGTAAATGTCACGGAATTTCAGCAACGTGCTCAACTAAAACATGTTGGAAACAACTTGCTCCCTTTCAAAACATTTCCAGATTAATTCAACAAAAGTATGAAAGCGCACAAAAAGTTCGACTTGGTAATGGAGCCCGTCCGGGACTCTTGTTAAAAGAAATGTCACCTCGTAAACCACTTTCAACAGAAATGGTTTACAGAGATCAATCGCCAGACTACTGTAAGCCGACAGCTCATTCACCAGGTACTGGTGGACGTCGGTGTCAGAAGGACGAGAATTGTGACAGTTTATGCTGCGGTAGAGGCTACGACACCAAAACAGAAGAAGTCGAAACAATGTGCAGATGTAATTTTATTTGGTGTTGTAAAGTTGAGTGTGATGTTTGCTATAACACAACTGAAGTGTATACATGTAAACGATACGTTCCTCCATTTTGA